Proteins encoded by one window of Osmerus mordax isolate fOsmMor3 unplaced genomic scaffold, fOsmMor3.pri Scaffold_38, whole genome shotgun sequence:
- the LOC136939886 gene encoding LOW QUALITY PROTEIN: somatostatin receptor type 5-like (The sequence of the model RefSeq protein was modified relative to this genomic sequence to represent the inferred CDS: inserted 3 bases in 3 codons; deleted 2 bases in 2 codons), with product MNVKAFHTTTPTPTWASPASSSSALPLSSLPTLLSSSSSPPPPPPPPAPSTPPPTPRRRPRLAQRLAPGAAGGDFGPSVAGVLIPVIYAAVCVVGLVGNTLVIHVVLHHTQTVSVTNIYILNLAVADELFMLGLPFLAVQNTLLSWPFGSXVCRVVMTVDTINQFTSIFCLTVMSIDRYLXVVHPIRSACWRRPRVARAVXATVWALSFVVVLPVVVFADVLEDDGNCSIVWPEPPEVWKASFIVYTSTVGFLCPLLVICLCYLLIVAKVTDAMSAGRGKRARATSSRRRKSERKITRMVVVVVAVFVLCWLPFYVLNIVNLLVVLPGEFRGLYFFVVVLSYANSCANPILYGFLSDNFKRGFRKALCRYSRRVENHERVGTELQRPTEEWGGTAPRTRNVLGVTMKEGGGEQEEEE from the exons ATGAATGTGAAAGCGTTCCACACG acgacccccaccccaacctggGCTTCccccgcctcttcctcctcagccctccccctctcctccctccccacgctcctctcctcctcctcctcaccccctcctcctccccccccgcccgctccctccaccccacccccgacCCCCCGCCGACGACCCCGCCTGGCACAACGGCTCGCCCCCGGGGCCGCGGGGGGGGATTTCGGGCCCAGCGTGGCCGGGGTGCTGATCCCCGTCATCTACGCGGCGGTGTGCGTAGTGGGCCTGGTGGGGAACACCCTGGTCATCCACGTGGTGCTGCACCACACCCAGACGGTGTCCGTCACCAACATT TACATCCTGAACCTGGCGGTGGCGGACGAGCTCTTCATGCTGGGCCTGCCCTTCCTGGCCGTGCAGAACACGCTCCTCTCTTGGCCCTTCGGCT CTGTCTGCCGCGTGGTCATGACCGTGGACACCATCAATCAGTTCACCTCCATCTTCTGCCTGACCGTCATGTCCATCGATCGTTACC GCGTGGTGCACCCCATCAG gtcaGCGTGCTGGCGGCGCCCCCGTGTGGCCCGGGCGG ACGCCACGGTGTGGGCGCTGTCCTTCGTGGTGGTGCTGCCCGTGGTGGTGTTCGCAGACGTGCTGGAGGATGATGGGAACTGTAGTATCGTGTGGCCCGAGCCACCAGAGGTGTGGAAGGCCTCGTTCATCGTCTACACCTCCACCGTCGGCTTCCTCTGTCCCCTGCTGGTCATCTGCCTCTGCTACCTGCTCATCGTCGCCAAGGTAACGGACGCCAT GTCCGCAGGGCGGGGGAAACGGGCGCGGGCCACTTCCTCCCGCCGCAGGAAATCGGAGCGTAAGATAACgcggatggtggtggtggtggtggcggtgttCGTGCTGTGCTGGCTGCCGTTCTACGTCCTCAACATCGTCAACCTGCTCGTCGTCCTGCCCGGGGAGTTCCGAGGGCTCTACTTCTTCGTGGTCGTCCTGTCGTACGCCAACTCCTGCGCCAACCCCATC CTCTACGGCTTCCTGTCCGACAACTTCAAGCGGGGCTTCCGCAAAGCCCTGTGTCGCTACTCGCGGAGGGTGGAGAACCACGAGAGGGTGGGTACCGAGTTACAGCGCCCCACGGAGGAGTGGGGTGGTACTGCACCCAGAACTAGAAACGTCCTCGGGGTGAcgatgaaggagggaggaggagagcaggaggaggaggaa
- the LOC136939885 gene encoding trypsin-3-like translates to MKMALAPLLLLLLLCTDATLSNNMKRVVGGQPCLNTERLYHVQLLHSYNGETFLCGGSLISNNWVLTAAHCLIEGKLRILEAHVGVHPGPAAVQIITHYVIYFDNQNRQHDIMLLELPIPVDIVPIQLPDCATFWTNLMTCFSGPKTKKPCRGSTVQVAGHAATAPGANGLGNTGPFPPVLQCADFPVVACDVRTYNHIFCAGSLARNSGMDTCPGDSGGGVVYQNQIYGVIRSGPTLVCTGPTKAMDVCKYKSWIKTTTGL, encoded by the exons ATGAAGATGGCTctagctcctctcctcctcctcctcctcctctgcacaG ATGCCACGTTGAGCAACAATATGAAGAGGGTTGTAGGAGGCCAACCCTGTCTTAACACTGAAAGGCTGTACCACGTCCAACTGCTCCATAGTTACAATGGTGAAACCTTCCTATGTGGTGGTTCTCTCATCAGTAACAACTGGGTTTTGACCGCTGCTCACTGTCTGATCGAAGGCAAATTAAG GATACTGGAAGCACATGTAGGCGTTCATCCAGGGCCAGCAGCTGTCCAGATCATTACACACTATGTCATCTACTTTGACAACCAGAACAGACAACATGACATCATGTTACTGGAGCTTCCAATTCCTGTGGACATCGTGCCTATACAACTTCCTGACTGTGCAACTTTTTGGACAAACTTGATGACATG CTTTTCGGGGCCCAAAACTAAGAAACCATGCCGTGGGTCCACAGTTCAGGTGGCTGGCCATGCTGCAACCGCACCAGGCGCTAATGGGCTGGGAA ACACTGGCCCTTTCCCTCCCGTCCTGCAGTGTGCTGACTTTCCTGTTGTGGCCTGCGATGTGAGAACATACAATCACATTTTCTGTGCTGGATCATTGGCTCGCAACTCAGGCATGGACACCTGCCCA GGTGACTctggaggaggtgtggtgtATCAGAACCAGATCTATGGTGTGATTAGAAGTGGTCCGACATTAGTGTGTACCGGACCAACTAAAGCTATGGATGTCTGCAAGTACAAATCATGGATCAAGACAACCACTGGTTTATAA